One stretch of Pyrenophora tritici-repentis strain M4 chromosome 4, whole genome shotgun sequence DNA includes these proteins:
- a CDS encoding BTB domain containing protein, whose product MLSKRRSVRASAVRPSAAASSGTIIVKVGRNGKEYTLHTELLKQHSGYFRGALSHDWKETVDGIIPLTDVETDLFDMFVDWIYQGTISTPFDKTGPLIKVKMRHQCYFLADRLLAVGMKDALMDDIFRLYEQTGYGFCPSGSEITDVFAKLTEMDPLVKLYVDIWHTTGGPEQGETPIINDMKNLPKEFLVLLAVRSWVTSRNQMPGVYLNRNDYNQRVSLDEPGNNDLLVLESSSSRSSSSEYASSEYSIE is encoded by the exons ATGCTATCCAAAAGACGTTCAGTGCGGGCGTCCGCAGTTCGCCCTAG CGCTGCAGCATCCTCCGGCACCATTATTGTCAAAGTCGGCCGTAATGGCAAGGAGTACACACTCCATACAGAACTTCTCAAGCAACACTCCGGATACTTCCGAGGAGCTCTATCCCACGACTGGAAAGAGACCGTCGACGGTATCATCCCTCTTACCGACGTGGAAACGGACTTATTCGACATGTTCGTTGACTGGATCTATCAGGGCACCATTTCAACCCCCTTCGATAAAACCGGTCCACTCATCAAAGTCAAAATGCGACATCAATGCTATTTCCTGGCTGACAGACTCTTGGCTGTCGGCATGAAGGATGCTCTGATGGACGATATTTTTCGCCTGTATGAACAGACTGGCTACGGATTCTGTCCCTCGGGCAGCGAAATTACTGACGTCTTCGCCAAGTTGACTGAGATGGATCCATTGGTTAAGCTCTATGTCGATATCTGGCATACCACTGGAGGCCCTGAGCAGGGAGAAACCCCGATTATCAATGACATGAAGAATTTGCCCAAAGAATTTCTGGTGCTCTTGGCGGTAAGGTCGTGGGTCACAAGCCGTAACCAGATGCCGGGTGTATATTTGAACCGCAACGACTATAACCAGAGGGTTAGCTTGGACGAACCAGGGAATAATGACTTATTGGTTCTGGAATCCTCGAGTTCTAGGTCTTCAAGCTCTGAGTACGCGAGCTCTGAGTACTCAATTGAGTAG